A single genomic interval of Siphonobacter curvatus harbors:
- a CDS encoding SDR family NAD(P)-dependent oxidoreductase: protein METSQTNDAGALQKPIGSGFTAASTTQEVIKGIDLEGQVAIVTGGNTGIGLETVKTLSQAGATVIVPARDVAKAKQNLKGLANVEIEALDLIDPNSIDRFAAQFIASGRPLHLLINNAGIMFVPLRRDSRGFESQLAVNYLATFQLTARLWDALKQADGARVVNVSSLGHHFAPFNFDDPNFDRRNYETLQAYGQSKSALNLFSLELDNRAKSFGVRSYSLHPGNIWGTELTREAPLEILQQLGFYDEQGNPIAEVIDSLKSIPQGAATTVWCATSPLLDQLGGVYCEDVEVADLATDASPMRGVQPYSLDEANARRLWKLTENWTGVSFTIH, encoded by the coding sequence ATGGAAACGTCCCAAACGAATGACGCAGGAGCGTTACAAAAGCCTATCGGTTCCGGCTTTACTGCTGCCTCTACCACACAAGAGGTTATCAAAGGAATTGACCTTGAGGGTCAAGTCGCCATCGTCACGGGTGGCAATACGGGAATCGGTTTAGAAACGGTGAAAACGCTGTCGCAGGCGGGAGCCACCGTTATCGTACCAGCCAGAGATGTGGCAAAGGCCAAGCAGAATCTGAAAGGACTTGCGAATGTCGAAATTGAAGCACTCGATTTAATCGATCCGAACTCTATTGATCGTTTTGCCGCCCAATTTATCGCCTCGGGTAGACCCCTGCATTTGCTCATCAATAACGCTGGAATCATGTTTGTCCCCTTACGCCGGGATTCCAGAGGTTTTGAATCGCAATTAGCGGTCAATTATTTGGCTACATTCCAGCTAACGGCCCGTTTGTGGGATGCTCTCAAACAAGCGGACGGAGCTCGGGTCGTTAATGTTTCTTCATTAGGGCACCATTTTGCCCCTTTCAATTTCGACGATCCAAACTTTGATCGCCGGAATTATGAAACCTTACAGGCCTACGGGCAATCCAAATCTGCCCTCAACTTATTTTCTCTTGAATTGGATAATCGGGCGAAATCCTTCGGGGTAAGGAGTTACTCGCTTCACCCGGGTAATATCTGGGGAACGGAATTGACCCGCGAAGCACCCTTGGAAATACTCCAGCAACTGGGCTTTTACGATGAGCAGGGCAATCCCATTGCGGAAGTCATCGACTCGCTTAAAAGCATTCCACAAGGAGCAGCGACAACGGTTTGGTGTGCGACCAGCCCCTTGCTGGATCAGCTGGGAGGTGTGTATTGCGAAGATGTAGAAGTTGCTGATTTAGCTACGGATGCTTCTCCCATGCGTGGCGTACAACCCTATTCATTAGATGAAGCCAATGCCCGGCGATTATGGAAATTAACCGAAAACTGGACGGGCGTCTCCTTTACCATTCATTGA